One Armatimonadota bacterium genomic window carries:
- a CDS encoding universal stress protein has product MRQRILVPVDLSALSDAVVEAAADLARPLGAELRILHVFTPDDVADAQRERGDTPQRFVERLEESLRDLVRRRGVQADVEVCQGWSVPEQILETSRRWGATFIVMGTHGRRGWRRVLLGSVAEEVLRHASCPVLVIPAGARRDSRPAAVAG; this is encoded by the coding sequence ATGCGGCAGCGGATCCTGGTGCCGGTGGACCTGTCGGCCTTGTCGGACGCGGTGGTGGAGGCGGCAGCAGACCTGGCGCGTCCGCTGGGGGCGGAACTGCGGATCCTCCACGTCTTCACCCCTGACGACGTGGCCGACGCCCAGAGGGAGAGAGGAGACACCCCGCAGAGGTTTGTGGAGCGGCTGGAAGAGTCCCTGCGGGATCTCGTTCGGCGGCGCGGTGTCCAGGCGGACGTGGAGGTCTGCCAGGGGTGGTCGGTTCCCGAGCAGATCCTGGAGACGTCGCGCCGGTGGGGCGCCACCTTCATCGTGATGGGGACCCACGGCCGACGGGGGTGGAGGCGGGTCCTGCTGGGCAGCGTGGCGGAGGAGGTCTTGCGCCACGCCTCCTGTCCCGTCCTGGTGATTCCCGCCGGCGCACGGCGGGACTCCCGGCCGGCCGCGGTGGCGGGGTGA